The region CGTTATCGGCGGAGTTCACGAAGTCGGCCTTGTTCTTGTCGAGGTCGCTGAAGTTGATCTTCTGGAAGTGCTTCGCGTCGGTGTAGACCGCCGGCCCGAGGAACGTATGCGAGAACATCGGCGTTTCGACGGCCGTGTTGTCGCGCACCAGCTCCATGTAGACCGTCGGCGTGACCGGTGCGGTGCCGACATTGTCGATCTTGGTGTCGACGCCGATCACGTAGCTGCCGCGCGTGAACGTGTAGGTCTTGATCACCTTCACGCCGCCCTTCACCGGCGATTCGAACGACAGCTTCAGCGTGTTCTGGTCGCCCGTCAGCGACGTCGGGCCCGCATTGACCTGCGTGTAGACGTCGTTGTGGTTCGGGAAGTCGCCGCCGAGCAGGCCCGTGCGCGCGAGATACGTATGGCCGGCCGTGTGGTCGAACAGCGTGATGTACAGATCCGGCTGCTTGCCGTCACCCTGCTTCTTCAGCGTCAGCTTCGCGAGCGTGCCGCCGCGCGTGTCGATTTCGCCGTCATACACGTCGGTCGAGAACTTCACGAGCTGCGCCTGCGCGGCCGGTGCCGTCGTCGACGGTGCGGCGCCCGCCGCGGCGGCCGGTGCGTCACCGGCGGTCGTCGTCGCGCCCGTGCCCGATGCGCCGCCGGCAGCGGCCGGAGCCGTATGCGTGGCGCTCGGGAAGAACATCGACGGGCGTCCATGGTCGCGCTGCCAGTTGTCGTACAGCATGACAGCTGACATGAAGAAGATCACCCATAGGACGGTGCGTTTGATATCCATGCGTTGTCTCAGAGTCGATGGGACCGCGCGTCGGCTTCGCCGCGAGCGCGAGTGTCGGAGTTGGGCGGCGGGACGAGGTCGACGCCGCCCGCGGAAAACGGGTGGCATCGGCACACGCGCCTGACGGCGAGATACGTGCCGCGCGCGGCGCCATGATACTGGATTGCCTCGCGCGCGTAATCCGAACAGGAAGGATAAAAACGGCACCGGTTGCCGAGCATCGGGCTCACGGCAACCTTGTAGAAGCGCAGCAACGCGATCAATACCGTTTCCATACCTTGGGCGGCGCCGTTCGACGCCGCGTCAAAACCGGCCGGGCGGGCGCGCACGCCGCACCGCGGACGGATGCGTCACTCGGACGCGGGCTTCGACGCACGGCGCGCGATCTCCCGGGCCGCCCTGTCGAGCAGCTCGCGAATTTCCGCCGCGCACATCGCCGCGAGCGGGGCGGAGGCCGCGCTCGGCAGCGCCTTCTTGTCGAAGCGCGTGTGCTGCCGCAGCAGCAGGTCGTAACCGGCGAATTCGGCGCGGCGCAGGCGAAACGCGTCGCGCGCCAGCCGCTTCACGAGGTTACGGGTTACCGCTCGCGGCGCATACTTCTTTCCGACGACGAGCCCCAGACGGGCAGGCTGGCCGGTCGGCTTGCCGTAGATCACGAAGTGCGCGGAGCGCCGCCAGGGGCGCAAACGAAAAACGGATGAAAATTCA is a window of Burkholderia latens DNA encoding:
- the yidD gene encoding membrane protein insertion efficiency factor YidD; protein product: METVLIALLRFYKVAVSPMLGNRCRFYPSCSDYAREAIQYHGAARGTYLAVRRVCRCHPFSAGGVDLVPPPNSDTRARGEADARSHRL
- the rnpA gene encoding ribonuclease P protein component, coding for MSAVRSSAEGAVEPGANPSQTKAAFPKAARLLKTDEFSSVFRLRPWRRSAHFVIYGKPTGQPARLGLVVGKKYAPRAVTRNLVKRLARDAFRLRRAEFAGYDLLLRQHTRFDKKALPSAASAPLAAMCAAEIRELLDRAAREIARRASKPASE